The Streptomyces sp. NBC_00775 genome includes the window GGAGTCGATCTGCGCCTGGCCGAGCTGGGTCAGGTGGGGGTGGGTGTAGCTGTGGTTGCCGACCCACATGCCGGCGGCGACCTGTGCACGTACCAGGGACGGATTGGCGGCGGCGTACTGCCCCTCGTTGAACATCGTGGCTCGCAGCCCGTTCTGCCGGAGCGTGTCGAGCAGCGCCGGTGTGCTGCTGGACGGGCCGTCGTCGAAGGTCAGCCCGACGTAGCCGGTGCAGGTGGCGGCCTGCGCCGAGGCGCCGGTGTCGACGGCGACGGTGCATGCGCCAAGTGCCGCGGCGACGGCCAGTTTCGCTATGAGGGAGGGTGACGACCGGCGAGGTCGCGTGGTTCCTGGTCGGCTTCTCATGCGTGCTCCTGCG containing:
- a CDS encoding polysaccharide deacetylase family protein, whose translation is MRSRPGTTRPRRSSPSLIAKLAVAAALGACTVAVDTGASAQAATCTGYVGLTFDDGPSSSTPALLDTLRQNGLRATMFNEGQYAAANPSLVRAQVAAGMWVGNHSYTHPHLTQLGQAQIDSELSRTQQAIANAGGGTPRLFRPPYGETNATVRNVEAKYGLTEIIWDVDSQDWNGASTDAIVQAAARLTSGQIILMHDWAANTRAAIPRIAQGLAAKGLCAGMISPQSGRAVAPTG